TGCCTTGGGGCGTGCACACATTAGTTGTTGTGGGTGTCTGTGCAGTGAATACATTAATCATAACTACTGGGGTAATGTGGAGGTTAAGTTTAAGTTTCCCTGGGTATTAATTTCTAGAAATGGCTGTGTCTGGTTCTCAGATTGATGTTGATGGTGTTTTGAATTGCTTCTTACAAGGCATTAAGAGGGCTGGTAATGAGGAGGAGCTGAGGATTAACGTATCCAAGTGCATAGAGGACATGATCCTCAAACCACTGGGTATAACGCAGTACGGTCGCTACGAGTACACCCTAGTCTCTGGGGCTAGGGTGGATGCCCTCTACGGGCACGTAATCATAGAGTACAAAGCCCCAGGCAAACTCTCAACAAACACCGACATAACCAGGGCCAAGGAGCAGGTAATAAACTACATTAAAACGGAGGCTGCCTCGAAGGCTGAGTGGGATAGGTACCTGGGTATTATAATCAGTGATAGGATAGCCTTCGTGAGGTACTACAAACCACAAGATACTTGGGTCCTAAGGGGCCCGTACAACATCACCAGGGAGAGCATCATAAAGGTTATTGAGGCCCTGAGAGGGCTAAGGAGGAAGGCGCTCAGTGTGGATAACCTCCTGAGGGACTTCGGCCCCCAGTCGGAACTTGCTGGGAGGGTTATTAGGGCGTTGTATAGGAGGCTCGTTGAGAGTAGGAGCCCGAGGACTAGGGTGTTGTTTGAGGATTGGATGAGGCTCTTCAGACAGGCAACGGGTTACAGCCCCGATAGGCTGGAGGAACTACCGCAGCTAGCCCGTGAGTATGGGTTAACGGGTAACGTCAGCTATGACGCCCTCATATTCGCGATACAGACGTACTACGCCTTCATACTGAAGCTCCTCGCCGCGGAGGTTGTTTACCTATACGGCGGTGGTAGGTTTTACAAGTCCTACATAGCCGAGCTAGATGATGCATACACAAGGGGCGGTGTCGACGCCCTAAGGGATGAGCTTAGGGAGTTGGAAAGCGGCGGCGTTTTTAGGCACTTTGGCTATGAGAATTTCCTGGAGGGTGATTACTTCTCCTGGTACCTGGAGGAGCTTGATAAGGAACTTGCTGATGCACTAGCCGAAGTCGTCAGGAGGCTCTCGGACTACGAACCAGCAACGCCTCAGTTGGAGCCCGAGTACGCCAGGGACCTCCTAAAGAGACTGTACCAGCAGTTAGTACCCGGGGACATTAGGCATAACCTTGGTGAGTACTACACGCCCGACTGGCTCGCTGACTTCCTACTCGATGAGGTGGGGCTCAGCCTAGAGAACCTCATGAAGATGGGCGAGGAGGACCCACTGAAACCGCTGCAATTGAGGGTTCTGGACCCAGCATGTGGCTCGGGCACCTTCCTTGTGAGGTACATAGCGAGGCTTAGGGCTTATGCCAGGGAGCACTTCCTGGAGGATGTACTGGTCGATTACCTACTACAGAACGTGGTTGGTTACGACCTAAACCCACTGGCTGTACTCACCGCCAGGACAAACTACCTACTCATGATTGCGGACCTGCCGAAGAGGGGGACAATAGAGATACCGATTTACATGGCCGACTCACTGATGGTTGAGAGGAGATCCACAATACTGGGTGATGTTTACGTGCTGAAGACAACGGCTGGGGAGTTCAGGATACCAGCAAGCATTGTCGAGAAGAACCTACTGCCAGGTATACTCCACGAGGTGACTGACGCACTGAGGAATAGGTACAAGCCGGAGGATTTCAAAGCAAGACTAAAGTACAGGTTCAGGGAGTTAGAGGAAAACGAGCTCAACGTCCTGGTGGATTTCTACAGCACGCTACTAAAGCTGGAGGAGGAGGGTAAGGACGATGTGTGGGTATCCATAATAAGGAACGCCTTCGCACCAATACTGAGGGGCAGGTTCGACTATGTTGTGGGTAACCCACCATGGGTTAATTGGGAAAACCTGCCTGAGGACTTCAGGGAGTTGTCCAATGACTTGTGGCAGCACTATGGATTAGTAGGGAGGGGTGCAGGTTTTAAGAGGGACTTGGCGATGCTCTTCATGGCCAGGTGCTTCGACCTCTACCTAAAACCAGGCGGTAAGCACGCATTCCTAATGCCGTTCACGGTATTCAAGTCACAGGCTGGTACTGGCTTTAGGAGGTTCCTAGCCACCAAAACCAAGGTGCATGTTGTGCACGACATGGTATCTTTAAGGCCGTTCGAAGAGGCTACGAATGAAACCTCGGCAATAGTTGCTGAGAAAGTATGCGAGGTTAATAAGACATGCCCTGAAATGAGCAAGGTGATTACAGAGAATATGAAGGGGGTTAGGCACGTAATATGGGTTAACAGGACAGGGAAGCCCATACCCACTGATATGCATTTGGAGGACGTCCTCAAGGTTACGGAGAGGTTTGAGGCCATAATGACGCCCGTAGTGGAGGGAGACCCCTCAAGCTCTTGGATGCAGGTAACAAGGAAAGCGCTGCCTTACATTAGGAAGGTAACCTCTGGGCCCTCATCATACGAGGCGCATGCGGGAGTATATACGGCTCTAAACCAGGTATAC
This is a stretch of genomic DNA from Vulcanisaeta thermophila. It encodes these proteins:
- a CDS encoding Eco57I restriction-modification methylase domain-containing protein, translated to MAVSGSQIDVDGVLNCFLQGIKRAGNEEELRINVSKCIEDMILKPLGITQYGRYEYTLVSGARVDALYGHVIIEYKAPGKLSTNTDITRAKEQVINYIKTEAASKAEWDRYLGIIISDRIAFVRYYKPQDTWVLRGPYNITRESIIKVIEALRGLRRKALSVDNLLRDFGPQSELAGRVIRALYRRLVESRSPRTRVLFEDWMRLFRQATGYSPDRLEELPQLAREYGLTGNVSYDALIFAIQTYYAFILKLLAAEVVYLYGGGRFYKSYIAELDDAYTRGGVDALRDELRELESGGVFRHFGYENFLEGDYFSWYLEELDKELADALAEVVRRLSDYEPATPQLEPEYARDLLKRLYQQLVPGDIRHNLGEYYTPDWLADFLLDEVGLSLENLMKMGEEDPLKPLQLRVLDPACGSGTFLVRYIARLRAYAREHFLEDVLVDYLLQNVVGYDLNPLAVLTARTNYLLMIADLPKRGTIEIPIYMADSLMVERRSTILGDVYVLKTTAGEFRIPASIVEKNLLPGILHEVTDALRNRYKPEDFKARLKYRFRELEENELNVLVDFYSTLLKLEEEGKDDVWVSIIRNAFAPILRGRFDYVVGNPPWVNWENLPEDFRELSNDLWQHYGLVGRGAGFKRDLAMLFMARCFDLYLKPGGKHAFLMPFTVFKSQAGTGFRRFLATKTKVHVVHDMVSLRPFEEATNETSAIVAEKVCEVNKTCPEMSKVITENMKGVRHVIWVNRTGKPIPTDMHLEDVLKVTERFEAIMTPVVEGDPSSSWMQVTRKALPYIRKVTSGPSSYEAHAGVYTALNQVYFIQIKQRLPDGKLLITNPPEPGQKKRVKQVEVTVEPDLVYPLIRGRDVKKWYVDFSNRYIIIPHYENGEPIPLEELKIKYPLTYGYLYQFKEELKDRGIKPFISLRKMIRSAESKTEKNSALGKLESNFHIVDNIGPYTFAPYRVVWKEVSARKQVGGFHVAVLEPVDDRYLGRKVPIPEHTVILIPFNDAMEAYYVAGILNSTVAAMYGTYMVSSSLSQMLIPKYNADNPLHNEIARLSRKAHELAKCIYSKIKPDYCREVRDPGSELRRVEDELDKAVAQLYGIPEDALEEFRKLLGVLAGEGVPEEG